The nucleotide window CGCAGGTCGCCGGCGTCAAGGCGGAAGTGAGCCGGATGCGCGACGCCAAATCCCTTGTCGAATCGGCGGTCAAACGCTTTGGCCGCGTTGATATCCTGGTGGCCAACGCCGGCATCTGGAACGCGGAAGATTTGCCGATCGAGCAGATGACGGAGAAGCAGTGGGATGAGATGCTGCGCATCAACGTGAAAGGCGTCTATAGCGTCATCCATTACGCTGTGCCGCCCATGATCGAGCAAAGAAGCGGCCGCATTATCGCCATCAGTTCCACCGCCGGGCAGCGCGGCGAGGCGCTTCACAGCCACTACGGCGCTTCCAAGGGGGCCATCATCAGCCTGGTGAGAGGGCTTTCGACCGAGCTCGCCCCGCATAATATTTTAGTCAACTGCGTCGCCCCGGGTTGGGTCGATACCGACATGGCGAGACCGGCCCTGGAGAAGGCATCCGAGCGCCGCAAGGTGCTGGCCACCATCCCGCTGGGACGCATCGCCAAGCCGGAAGAAATCGCCGGGGCCATCGCGTTTCTGGCTTCGGATCTGGCCTCTTTTGTTACCGGAGAGGTCCTCAACGTCAACGGGGGAGCGGTCCTGGCCGGTTGATGGGCTTTTCCAGGGTTTGTCCCGGCCTCTGTTATAATCGCGGTCGCGGGCGATCCAGGGTTATGGAAACTAGAAAATAGAAAAGAGAAAACAAAAGGCAGCAAGTAGTGCGTGGGCGCATGCTTGTTTCTATTTTCTCTTTTCTAATTTCTGTTTTCTGATTATGGAGGTGGAGGCGATGAAGCGCGCGGTGTGGGTTTGCGCGCTGATGCTTTCTTTCGTCGCGCCACTCTCCGCCCAGTCCACCTCCGGCGTGGCCAGCCAGAATGAGCTAAAGGCCAGGAAGGTGGTCGAGCAGATCATCGAAGCGTTGGGCGGGAAGG belongs to Candidatus Acidiferrales bacterium and includes:
- a CDS encoding SDR family NAD(P)-dependent oxidoreductase — its product is MISLQGKSAVITGGSRGIGAATVKMFAEAGADVVFNYYRSREAAREVERAAQKHGTQVAGVKAEVSRMRDAKSLVESAVKRFGRVDILVANAGIWNAEDLPIEQMTEKQWDEMLRINVKGVYSVIHYAVPPMIEQRSGRIIAISSTAGQRGEALHSHYGASKGAIISLVRGLSTELAPHNILVNCVAPGWVDTDMARPALEKASERRKVLATIPLGRIAKPEEIAGAIAFLASDLASFVTGEVLNVNGGAVLAG